In Actinomycetota bacterium, the following are encoded in one genomic region:
- a CDS encoding adenylate/guanylate cyclase domain-containing protein, producing the protein MRICPNCGAQNPEQARFCIACGTPLDSPGEERRLITALFADVVDVQRRFEPGLDPEDLTATLRPFHELLQRQIEGFGGAVEKVVGNVVFGVFGVPVTHEDDAERAVRAALRIREEMQALRLQDPSSLAVRVGIATGEVVVSLGRGPRIGERVTGDVVNTASRLQSTAPPDGLVVAASTYLATRFTFRWQELRPVTVKGKAEPIPIWAPIESRGRMAIEPPDPTGAPFVGRRDELRTMRAEFLSSLRDRRPRLVTIVGDAGLGKSRLIAELSVVTDNLPELVRWRMGRPTPYGDTTAFAPFADVVKAEAGILDSDPPEAVASKLDETLQRVATTADEVHRLHRHLLPLVTARAAADDPTREETFSAWSTFVERLAQENPTILAFEDMHDASPALFSFLDLLLDNVGTVPLTVIVAGRRELFDVRPGWGDRPGATTMRLAPLSEAETAQLVAALRDRDTLPADMAEAVVERSGGNPLYAEEFMRMLRDQTRRDAGGGARAATGALPPTIQALLSSRLDALPTRLRAAAQDAAVVGLTCWPGAVAAVNGASDDVTRTTLEELVEREILRRAKTTSVAGQTEYAFRHVLVRDVAYGRIPRADRARKHRAVAGWLGSTLGGGAADREERLASHYVEAHDLAEAAGDAMAWEMADQAVDHLLAASERAVGLDPARSLAHARRALDLMADDDPRRPRTLVGAGTAALVAGRFDQAEDDLRAAVDLFALHEDEVGAADATVMLARSRFERGDIEGEGPLLEQAIEVLEAHPPGPALAHATTRMAGHLWVVGELRQCVSWSERALGLAREMALHREEVLALQYRGASRSKLGDDAGLEDLREALRVGVEYGLGEETATAYNNYAYELWYHQGPAASEPVWEEMATFCVARGLETSYAWARGGVLEPLFDTGDWDHVLSTAAWLRGWDADHGGETQPGSVAVQFQGWVTLRRGDHETARACAKELMDRATQLGTVEYLAPAFLLAAEIACADDDRRGMLMHLDAFTASTASQPTFRTGFLPLAVRMLAKADERTRAAGILDVDINEGGSSRRLQLSHDTGRATFEETWGDPTGALDLHARVGAEWESYGFPLETALARVGSARCLVKLGRAGDARARLTQARPTFEALGAMPYLDDLEAVERTLD; encoded by the coding sequence GTGCGGATCTGTCCGAACTGTGGTGCACAGAATCCTGAGCAGGCTCGGTTCTGCATCGCGTGCGGCACCCCGCTGGACTCTCCCGGCGAGGAACGCCGGCTGATCACGGCACTGTTCGCCGACGTCGTCGACGTGCAGCGACGCTTCGAGCCCGGTTTGGATCCCGAGGACCTCACGGCGACCCTGCGGCCCTTCCATGAGCTGCTCCAGCGGCAGATCGAGGGGTTCGGCGGTGCGGTCGAGAAGGTCGTCGGCAACGTGGTGTTCGGGGTCTTCGGTGTTCCCGTCACCCACGAGGACGACGCCGAGCGCGCGGTGCGGGCCGCGCTGCGCATCAGGGAGGAGATGCAGGCCCTGCGTCTGCAGGACCCGTCGTCGCTCGCGGTCCGGGTGGGCATCGCGACGGGAGAGGTCGTCGTCTCCCTGGGACGGGGCCCGCGCATCGGTGAGCGGGTGACGGGCGACGTGGTGAACACGGCCTCGCGGCTGCAGTCGACCGCCCCGCCCGACGGGCTCGTGGTCGCCGCGTCAACGTACCTCGCGACGCGCTTCACCTTCCGATGGCAGGAACTTCGCCCGGTCACCGTGAAGGGCAAGGCAGAGCCGATCCCGATCTGGGCACCGATCGAGTCGCGAGGGCGGATGGCGATCGAGCCACCCGACCCCACGGGCGCCCCGTTCGTCGGTCGGCGTGACGAGCTTCGGACGATGCGTGCCGAGTTCCTGTCGTCGCTGCGCGACCGGCGTCCGCGGTTGGTGACGATCGTGGGCGACGCCGGGCTCGGGAAGAGCCGGCTGATCGCGGAGTTGTCGGTCGTGACCGACAACCTCCCCGAGCTCGTGCGCTGGCGCATGGGACGACCGACCCCGTACGGGGACACGACGGCGTTCGCGCCGTTCGCCGATGTCGTGAAGGCCGAGGCGGGCATCCTCGATTCCGACCCGCCCGAGGCGGTCGCCTCGAAACTCGATGAGACCCTCCAACGGGTCGCGACGACCGCCGACGAGGTGCATCGGCTGCACCGCCACCTCCTGCCGTTGGTCACGGCCCGCGCGGCGGCCGACGACCCCACCCGTGAGGAGACGTTCTCGGCGTGGTCCACGTTCGTCGAGCGTCTCGCACAGGAGAACCCGACGATCCTGGCGTTCGAGGACATGCACGACGCTTCGCCGGCCTTGTTCTCCTTCCTCGACCTGTTGCTCGACAACGTCGGCACCGTGCCCCTCACCGTGATCGTGGCGGGACGCCGGGAGCTATTCGATGTCAGGCCGGGGTGGGGGGACCGGCCGGGCGCGACGACGATGCGGCTCGCGCCCCTGTCGGAGGCCGAGACCGCACAGCTCGTGGCCGCTCTGCGCGACCGCGACACGCTGCCGGCGGACATGGCCGAGGCGGTCGTCGAACGCTCGGGTGGGAACCCGCTGTACGCGGAGGAGTTCATGCGGATGCTGCGCGACCAGACCAGGCGCGACGCCGGCGGCGGGGCACGCGCCGCGACCGGCGCGCTCCCGCCGACGATCCAGGCCCTGCTCTCGTCGCGCCTCGACGCGCTCCCCACGCGTCTGCGCGCCGCCGCGCAGGACGCCGCCGTCGTCGGTCTGACCTGTTGGCCCGGCGCGGTGGCCGCGGTCAACGGCGCCTCCGACGACGTGACGCGGACCACGCTCGAGGAGCTGGTGGAACGCGAGATCCTGCGCCGTGCCAAGACGACCTCGGTCGCCGGGCAGACCGAGTACGCGTTCCGGCACGTGCTCGTGCGCGACGTGGCGTACGGGCGCATCCCTCGGGCGGATCGGGCCCGCAAGCACCGGGCCGTCGCCGGGTGGCTCGGCTCGACGCTCGGCGGCGGCGCCGCCGACCGGGAGGAGCGTCTCGCTTCCCATTACGTAGAGGCCCACGACCTGGCCGAGGCGGCCGGCGACGCGATGGCTTGGGAGATGGCCGATCAGGCGGTCGACCACCTGCTGGCGGCCTCGGAGCGCGCCGTAGGGCTCGACCCCGCCCGCTCGCTCGCCCATGCCCGGCGAGCCCTCGACCTGATGGCCGACGACGACCCGAGGCGTCCTCGCACCCTGGTCGGCGCCGGGACCGCGGCCCTCGTGGCAGGGCGGTTCGACCAGGCCGAGGACGACCTGCGCGCCGCGGTCGACCTGTTCGCCCTGCATGAGGACGAGGTCGGAGCGGCCGACGCGACCGTGATGCTCGCGCGATCGCGGTTCGAGCGGGGTGACATCGAGGGCGAGGGGCCACTGCTGGAGCAGGCGATCGAGGTGCTCGAGGCACACCCTCCCGGTCCGGCGCTGGCGCACGCCACCACCCGCATGGCCGGCCATCTGTGGGTCGTCGGGGAGCTGCGCCAGTGCGTCTCGTGGTCCGAGCGGGCCTTGGGGCTCGCCCGAGAGATGGCGCTGCATCGGGAGGAGGTGCTCGCGCTGCAGTACCGCGGGGCGAGCCGCAGCAAGCTCGGCGACGACGCCGGTCTCGAGGATCTGCGAGAGGCCTTGCGAGTGGGCGTGGAGTACGGGCTCGGCGAGGAGACGGCGACCGCGTACAACAACTACGCGTATGAGCTCTGGTACCACCAGGGGCCCGCCGCCTCGGAGCCGGTCTGGGAGGAGATGGCGACGTTCTGCGTGGCCCGGGGGCTCGAGACCTCCTACGCGTGGGCCCGCGGAGGCGTGCTCGAGCCGTTGTTCGACACCGGCGACTGGGATCACGTGCTCTCCACGGCGGCATGGTTGCGCGGATGGGACGCCGACCACGGCGGTGAAACCCAGCCGGGGTCGGTCGCCGTCCAGTTCCAGGGGTGGGTCACGCTCCGCAGAGGGGATCACGAGACCGCTCGGGCGTGCGCCAAGGAGCTGATGGACAGGGCGACGCAGCTCGGGACGGTCGAGTACCTCGCACCGGCGTTCCTGCTCGCGGCCGAGATCGCGTGCGCGGACGACGACAGGCGCGGCATGCTCATGCATCTCGACGCGTTCACCGCGTCGACAGCGTCGCAGCCGACCTTCCGGACGGGCTTCCTGCCGTTGGCCGTGCGCATGCTTGCGAAGGCCGACGAGCGGACCCGGGCGGCCGGGATCCTCGACGTCGACATCAACGAGGGTGGTTCGTCGCGCAGGCTTCAGCTCTCCCACGACACCGGACGGGCGACGTTCGAGGAGACGTGGGGCGACCCGACCGGCGCGCTCGACCTGCATGCGCGGGTCGGCGCAGAGTGGGAGTCCTACGGCTTCCCGCTCGAGACGGCACTCGCGCGGGTGGGATCGGCCCGCTGTCTCGTCAAGCTCGGGCGCGCCGGCGACGCCCGCGCGCGGCTGACCCAGGCACGGCCGACGTTCGAGGCGCTGGGGGCGATGCCCTACCTCGACGACCTGGAGGCGGTCGAGCGCACCCTGGACTGA
- a CDS encoding amino acid ABC transporter ATP-binding protein — MIPTTQGPAIVIEGLHKSFGDLQVLRGVDLEVADHEVICLIGASGSGKSTLLRCVNLIEPIDAGRIVVEGDEITAPGIDVNAIRRRIGIVFQSFNLFPHMSVLRNITLAPTKVVGTSGPQAEAEARELLDRFDLADKAEEYPDRLSGGQQQRVAIMRALAMKPDIMLLDEVTSALDPELVAEVLDVIRELAAAGMTMLIATHEMGFARDIATRVCFLDEGVIAEQGPPEQIFDDPRQERTGQFLARIVAAGRL; from the coding sequence GTGATCCCCACGACGCAAGGGCCGGCGATCGTGATCGAGGGGCTCCACAAGTCCTTCGGTGACCTGCAGGTGCTGCGGGGCGTCGACCTCGAGGTGGCCGACCACGAGGTGATCTGCCTGATCGGCGCATCCGGGTCGGGCAAGTCCACCCTGCTGCGGTGCGTGAACCTGATCGAACCGATCGACGCCGGACGCATCGTGGTCGAGGGCGACGAGATCACGGCGCCGGGGATCGACGTGAATGCGATCCGCCGGCGCATCGGCATCGTGTTCCAGTCGTTCAACCTCTTCCCCCACATGAGCGTGCTCCGCAACATCACGCTCGCGCCCACGAAAGTGGTCGGCACGAGCGGACCGCAGGCAGAGGCAGAGGCGCGTGAGCTGCTCGACCGCTTCGACCTGGCGGACAAGGCCGAGGAGTACCCCGACCGCCTCTCCGGCGGCCAGCAGCAGCGGGTCGCCATCATGCGCGCCCTCGCGATGAAGCCGGACATCATGCTGCTCGATGAGGTCACGAGCGCGCTGGACCCCGAGCTCGTGGCCGAGGTGCTCGACGTGATCCGCGAGCTCGCGGCCGCCGGCATGACGATGCTGATCGCGACCCACGAGATGGGCTTCGCGCGCGACATCGCGACGCGCGTGTGCTTCCTCGACGAGGGCGTGATCGCCGAGCAGGGACCCCCCGAGCAGATCTTCGACGATCCCCGGCAGGAGCGGACCGGTCAGTTCCTGGCCAGGATCGTGGCCGCGGGGCGCTTGTGA
- a CDS encoding amino acid ABC transporter permease has translation MWIAVVSTVIFFAVVILAVVNSPGWSAPGGVRQQFFNREIFEESLPKILDGFWLNVRIFLIAEVLVLILALVLAVMRSLPGPVFAPLRLLAVSYSILFRGVPTILVIFILGFGMPALELQGVPNSDVFWAIVALTLVYSAYVAEVYRAGIESVHPSQTAAARSLGLRRGQAMRYVVLPQAIKRVLPPLLNDFIGLQKDSALVAVLGVTEGLRQAQITQATFFNFTPYVSLALVYVVITIPQVLFVDWLIKRDQRRQQAGGVA, from the coding sequence GTGTGGATCGCCGTCGTCAGCACGGTGATCTTCTTCGCCGTCGTGATCCTGGCGGTCGTGAACTCGCCGGGCTGGTCGGCGCCCGGTGGCGTGAGGCAGCAGTTCTTCAACCGGGAGATCTTCGAGGAGTCGCTGCCGAAGATCCTCGACGGCTTCTGGCTCAACGTGCGCATCTTCCTGATCGCCGAGGTCCTGGTGCTGATCCTCGCCCTGGTGCTCGCGGTGATGCGGAGCCTGCCGGGTCCGGTCTTCGCGCCGCTGCGCCTGCTCGCCGTGTCGTACTCGATCCTCTTCCGCGGCGTTCCGACGATCCTGGTGATCTTCATCCTCGGGTTCGGCATGCCGGCGTTGGAACTGCAAGGGGTGCCCAACAGCGACGTGTTCTGGGCGATCGTGGCACTCACGCTCGTGTACTCGGCCTACGTCGCTGAGGTGTACCGGGCCGGCATCGAGTCCGTACACCCCAGTCAGACCGCCGCGGCCCGGTCGCTCGGCCTGCGCCGGGGCCAGGCGATGCGCTACGTCGTGCTCCCGCAGGCGATCAAGCGGGTCCTGCCGCCGCTCCTGAACGACTTCATCGGCCTGCAGAAGGACTCCGCGCTGGTCGCGGTCCTCGGCGTCACCGAGGGGCTCCGTCAGGCGCAGATCACACAGGCGACCTTCTTCAACTTCACACCGTACGTGTCGCTCGCCCTCGTCTACGTGGTGATCACGATCCCGCAGGTGCTCTTCGTCGACTGGCTGATCAAGCGGGACCAGCGCCGGCAGCAGGCCGGGGGAGTCGCGTGA
- a CDS encoding ABC transporter substrate-binding protein has translation MRRFLLGLAVLAIVAAACAPEDETSQPADSGGATEPAPVDAATCAADADLVNEGTLTIATGNPAYKPWYGGKSVEGSEWESGQFTGDPHSGEGYESAFAYALAEELGFSEDQVQWLGIPFNKSFAPGPKDFDFSMQQVSITEKRAQAVDFSDGYFDVNQALIANEGSPAIGATTLAELQDLRLGAPIGTTSLTAIEELVQPTEGASVYDDLDLALKDLKNGQIDGVVVDFPTAFYGYADVVVGQFPDLGEQEQFGLTFEKGNPFVECVNLGIAALEAGGTLDALKDEWLETDTSVPTFE, from the coding sequence ATGCGGAGATTCCTGCTCGGGCTCGCGGTGCTCGCGATCGTCGCGGCCGCCTGCGCGCCCGAAGACGAAACGAGCCAACCCGCCGACAGCGGCGGCGCCACCGAGCCGGCGCCCGTGGACGCCGCGACCTGTGCGGCCGACGCGGACCTCGTCAACGAGGGCACGCTCACGATCGCCACGGGCAACCCCGCGTACAAGCCGTGGTACGGAGGCAAGAGCGTCGAGGGCTCCGAATGGGAGTCCGGCCAGTTCACGGGCGATCCGCACTCCGGCGAGGGATACGAGTCCGCGTTCGCTTACGCGCTCGCCGAGGAGCTCGGCTTCAGCGAGGACCAGGTGCAATGGCTCGGCATCCCGTTCAACAAGTCCTTCGCGCCCGGTCCGAAGGACTTCGACTTCTCGATGCAGCAGGTCTCGATCACCGAGAAGCGGGCGCAGGCGGTCGACTTCAGCGACGGGTACTTCGACGTGAACCAGGCACTGATCGCGAACGAGGGTTCGCCGGCGATCGGCGCGACCACGCTGGCCGAGCTCCAGGATCTGAGGCTGGGCGCACCGATCGGCACGACGAGCCTCACGGCGATCGAGGAACTCGTCCAGCCGACCGAGGGCGCCAGCGTCTACGACGACCTCGACCTCGCGCTCAAGGACCTGAAGAACGGACAGATCGACGGCGTGGTCGTCGACTTCCCGACCGCGTTCTACGGCTACGCCGACGTCGTCGTCGGGCAGTTCCCCGACTTGGGCGAGCAGGAGCAGTTCGGCCTGACGTTCGAGAAGGGGAACCCGTTCGTGGAGTGCGTGAACCTGGGCATCGCTGCGCTCGAGGCCGGCGGGACGCTCGATGCGCTGAAGGACGAGTGGCTCGAGACCGACACGAGCGTTCCGACCTTCGAGTAA
- a CDS encoding ATP-binding cassette domain-containing protein, with protein sequence MSERVIDVRGLRMAYGDVEAVRGIDLYVDRGEVFALLGPNGAGKTTTARSSRGTATAPGGGVRVLGSDPASGGAEQKRRTGIVLQSTGVDPFLTVRETVQQYAGHYPAPREVDEVIELMGSPRSAIPV encoded by the coding sequence ATGAGCGAACGCGTGATCGATGTCCGGGGCCTCCGCATGGCCTACGGCGACGTGGAGGCCGTCAGGGGCATCGACCTCTACGTCGACCGGGGGGAGGTGTTCGCCCTGCTCGGCCCCAACGGCGCCGGCAAGACGACCACGGCGAGATCCTCGAGGGGTACCGCGACCGCACCGGGGGGCGGGGTGCGCGTGCTCGGCAGCGATCCCGCATCGGGCGGAGCCGAGCAGAAGCGGCGGACCGGCATCGTCCTGCAGTCGACAGGCGTCGACCCGTTCCTCACGGTGCGGGAGACGGTTCAGCAGTACGCGGGGCACTACCCAGCGCCGCGGGAGGTCGACGAGGTGATCGAGCTCATGGGCTCGCCGAGAAGCGCGATACCCGTGTGA